A single genomic interval of Octopus bimaculoides isolate UCB-OBI-ISO-001 chromosome 10, ASM119413v2, whole genome shotgun sequence harbors:
- the LOC106874276 gene encoding uncharacterized protein LOC106874276: MILEDRRISATAISETLGISCERVGHNIHNILDVKKLSAKWVPKYLNADQKRIRMTILKASLDRFAAGEARLVIIWFRDHDPQTKQQSIEWRHNDLPRPKKFWTQKSAQKILVSMFEGKNEVRLIKYQPKSRTINI, encoded by the coding sequence ATGATTCTCGAGGATCGCCGGATTTCAGCTACAGCCATATCTGAGACTCTGGGGATCTCTTGCGAAAGAGTTGGCCACAACATCCACAACATTCTGGACGTGAAAAAACTTTCCGCAAAATGGGTGCCGAAATACTTGAACGCAGATCAGAAGCGCATCAGAATGACCATATTAAAGGCGAGTTTGGACCGGTTTGCAGCAGGAGAGGCTCGCTTAGTCATTATTTGGTTTCGTGATCACGATCCCCAAACCAAGCAGCAATCAATCGAGTGGCGCCACAACGATTTACCGCGTCCCAAGAAATTTTGGACCCAGAAGTCAGCTCAAAAGATTCTAGTTTCAATGTTCGAGGGCAAAAATGAAGTACGTCTCATAAAATACCAGCCAAAGAGTCGCACCATCAACATATAA